The Aythya fuligula isolate bAytFul2 chromosome 7, bAytFul2.pri, whole genome shotgun sequence genome has a window encoding:
- the NT5C2 gene encoding cytosolic purine 5'-nucleotidase — protein MTTSWSDRLQNAADLPANMDGHALKKYRREAYHRVFVNRSLAMEKIKCFGFDMDYTLAVYKSPEYESLGFDLTVERLVSIGYPHELLNFVYDPAFPTRGLVFDTHYGNLLKVDAYGNLLVCAHGFNFLRGPETREQYPNKFIQRDDTDRFYILNTLFNLPETYLLACLVDFFTNCDRYTSCETGFKDGDLFMSFRSMFQDVRDAVDWVHYKGSLKEKTLENLEKYVVKDGKLPLLLSRMNEVGKVFLVTNSDYKYTDKIMTYLFDFPHGPKPGSAHRPWQSYFDLILVDARKPLFFGEGTVLRQVDTVTGKLKIGTYTGPLQHGIVYSGGSSDTVCDLLGAKGKDILYIGDHIFGDILKSKKRQGWRTFLVIPELAQELHVWTDKSALFEELQSLDIFLAELYKHLDSSSNERPDISSIQRRIKKVTHDMDMCYGMMGSLFRSGSRQTLFASQVMRYADLYAASFINLLYYPFSYLFRAAHVLMPHESTVEHTHVDINEKESPMATRNRTSVDFKDSDYKRHQLTRSISEIKPPNLFPQAPQEITHCHDEDDDEEEEEEEEEEEEE, from the exons GGTCTTTGTAAACAGAAGTTTAGCCATGGAAAAGATAAAGTGCTTTGGGTTTGATATGGATTATACGCTTGCCG TGTATAAATCCCCTGAATACGAATCTCTTGGATTTGACCTGACCGTAGAAAGATTAGTTTCCATTGGATACCCTCATGAGCTGCTCAATTTTGTGTATGATCCTGCATTCCCTACCAG AGGCCTGGTGTTTGATACCCACTATGGAAACCTGCTGAAAGTTGATGCCTATGGAAACCTCCTGGTGTGTGCACATGGCTTTAATTTCCTCAGAGG GCCTGAAACACGGGAACAATACCCAAACAAATTTATCCAGAGGGATGACACGGACAGGTTTTACATTCTGAACACGTTGTTCAATCTACCAG agaCCTACCTTTTGGCTTGCCTAGTGGATTTCTTTACTAACTGTGACCGGTACACTAG CTGTGAAACAGGGTTTAAAGATGGAGACCTCTTCATGTCCTTCAGGAGCATGTTCCAAGATGTCAGAGATGCTGTTGACTGGGTTCATTACAAG GGATCGCTCAAGGAAAAGACCCTTGAGAATCTGGAAAAGTACGTGGTGAAAGAT GGgaagctgccactgctgctcagccgCATGAATGAGGTCGGAAAGGTGTTCCTGGTCACAAACAGCGACTACAAGTACACAGAT aaaattatGACTTACTTGTTTGACTTTCCGCATGGACCAAAG CCTGGGAGTGCCCATCGGCCGTGGCAGTCCTACTTCGACCTGATCCTGGTGGATGCCCGAAAACCCCTCTTCTTTGGGGAGGGCACCGTGTTGCGGCAGGTGGACACG GTGACCGGGAAGCTGAAGATTGGTACCTACACTGGCCCACTGCAGCATGGCATCGTGTACTCTGGAG GCTCCTCAGACACAGTCTGCGACCTGCTGGGGGCCAAAGGGAAGGATATTTTGTACATCGGAGACCACATCTTTGGGGACATCCTCAAATCCAAGAAGCGCCAGGGCTGGAGGACCTTCCTGGTGATCCCCGAGCTGGCACAGGAGCTGCACGTCTGGACTGACAAAAGCG CCctttttgaagagctgcagagccTGGACATTTTCTTGGCCGAGCTATACAA GCATCTGGACAGTAGCAGCAATGAACGCCCTGACATCAGCTCCATCCAGAGACGCATTAAG AAAGTGACCCACGACATGGACATGTGCTACGGGATGATGGGCAGCCTGTTCCGCAGTGGCTCCCGGCAGACGCTGTTTGCCAGCCAGGTGATGCGCTACGCCGACCTCTACGCGGCCTCCTTCATCAACCTCCTCTACTACCCCTTCAGCTACCTCTTCAGAGCCGCGCACGTCCTG ATGCCACACGAGTCCACGGTAGAGCACACGCACGTTGACATCAACGAGAAGGAGTCGCCCATGGCCACGCGCAATCGCACCTCAGTGGATTTTAAAGATTCCGACTACAAGCGGCACCAGCTCACCCGCTCCATCAGCGAGATCAAACCGCCCAACCTCTTCCCCCAGGCACCTCAGGAAATCACACACTGCCACGACGAAGATGACgacgaggaagaggaggaggaggaagaagaggaggaagaggaataa